ACCTAGTATCAATGGAGGCCGCTCCTCCTCCACCACCATCATGATTACCATCGCCACCAGAGCCACTGCCAGCATAACCACCGCCACTCGCTCCATCTCCGCTACTATCTTTCTCACCTCCTTTATTAGGTGCTTCTGCATATCTGTCATCGTGACTGCCGCCACCACCATCTCCACCGTCACCACCATTACCGCCATTTCCACCACTTCCTCCCTTTCCACCAATTCCCCCGTTTCCACCATGTCCACCACCAGATCCATTACGTCCATGTTTTCCACTTCTTCCATCATGTCCACCTATTCCACCTTTTCCCCCACTTCCACCATTTCCACCGTATCCGCCACCGTATCTTCCACGTAGATACACACCATCATGGATAGCACCACCATCTCCTTCATCGAAATCGAACATGAGGAGTTTTCTAGTAGCATAACATAATCCTAAATTAAAAAACAGGAAAGAACCAATAATGATGAGAGTGGTTTTACATGTTTTCATAGTTTCAGGAGAAGAATTTCTGAAACCCTAGTGCATGTTGAGGTCTTAGGGTCATGAAGGTGCGGCATAAATAGGAAATGATAATTTGGTCACTATATATGGACAATTACATAAATACCCTccttaatgaaaaaaaaaatgtttgatTGTCCATTTCAGCTTTCACCGTAGTATAAaggatttggccaccatgttaAGATtgttaatttataatttttttataaaaaaataaattcattatatatttattaaaataaagattttaataAGATGGTATTGTTCACTTTGGACCTTTTAAATttatctctctttttcttttaaatttgattaaggATTTCCCGTCAATAATACGTCATGCACATATAATTATTGGTATTTTGATTTGGACAAG
Above is a genomic segment from Arachis stenosperma cultivar V10309 chromosome 1, arast.V10309.gnm1.PFL2, whole genome shotgun sequence containing:
- the LOC130975075 gene encoding glycine-rich cell wall structural protein 1.8-like, with protein sequence MFDFDEGDGGAIHDGVYLRGRYGGGYGGNGGSGGKGGIGGHDGRSGKHGRNGSGGGHGGNGGIGGKGGSGGNGGNGGDGGDGGGGSHDDRYAEAPNKGGEKDSSGDGASGGGYAGSGSGGDGNHDGGGGGAASIDTRLRIYYEK